TTATTATCCTTGTTAGTTGTGAAGCTGACGGGGATACTTAGACGTAAGTTATGAGTTAGCCTTGATAATGGGTTCTACAGTAGAGACACAAGGGTAGAACTAGTGGAATCCTTCTCCCCTTATAACTAAAACTAGATTCTTTCTTCACTTTGTATGGACACACACTTAACATATTGATAAGAAATCATCATACTCTTTGCCAAAATTTAACCAATTTCTCATCACAAGTCATGATATGATCCATCATCATATTAAGCTTATAAGATGACATACATCATATGGATCTATGATACACACCACTTTTAGAAAAAACACaaattgtctagttgaagttcaagcaaaTTACACAAAATTGATGAAATAAAAGAAGACCATGCAAGGACTTCATAGATAATTGAAAATAGAACCCAATAGTGAGTTCTTTTGTTCCTTTATTCTTTGCCTACATCAGCTTATCAAATGTAGCTAAAAATACGGTGCACGTCAGCAACTTTGATAGGCTTTATGATATACTCCTTTGCCCGTGCAGCCAAGCACCTACATATGACATAAATTGAGTACATAGATAATACTGGTGTATATAATGCAATTGCTTGATAGATTTAAGCTTCACTCACTTTTGAATCCTTTCAGGGATGTTGTCACTAGACATGATCACCACAGGGATATGGTTCAACTTTGGTGATTCCTGAGTGGGTGTAATAAATTCAGTTAATAACTAATAAGGTTTCTATATATTTCAAGACAAACATAAACATTCAACACAACATATATCATGAAACTATGTGACCATGGATTAGAAGTTATTTTTCGTTAAGAAAAGAGTCTACCTTCACCTCCATTAGAAGATCATACCCAGTCATGCCAGGCATACAATAGTCGGTTAGAATCAGCTTTACATCATTCTCCTGTATACAAATGGTATGTTGAGAACATGTCAACCGTAGTATGCAACCAAATGAAATAAATTACGTGCATTCCAATTAACATTAGTTATATAAACTATTGATATACCACATCTAGAAAATCCAAGGCTTGCTTTGGGCCCTCCACAATTGTCACTACAAAATAGTAATACTattttaaatgaaaaaaatttaaatcAAAGAAATTGAGTGAAAGCATACAAACTTCAAGCCATTATACCTTGAATGTTACAACTCTTTAAGACTCGAGATGCCACAAGGCGATCAACAAAGGTGTCATCAACTATGAGTACATGTGGAGCAACAGTGCCCATGATGCTCCCTTGTAACTTCTTGTTCCTTCCTCTAAGGAAGACCTTGCAAACCTTTGAAACTGGATTGTTTGTATTGCGATGTTGGTGATGGAGTGAACCCAAAGTGGCCCTCTTTATATAGAAATTTGTGGCTCTACTTTTGGTATAATTAATATAGTATCAAATACTTGCTGACTACTATGTATAGCCTTAAGATAGAAATTCAAAACATGTAGCTATATTGATATATCTTTAATATAAACAACAAATTTGCAATATACAAATGATATCCTTAAGATATGGAATACACTAGTAGGTATACTGATACTATACTTAATGTAGAGAAAATAGTAAATAATAGTAGGATATAGCTATCATATCTTTTAACATGAGTGAGTATATCCTTTGGATATAGAGCGTATCTGTTATGGACCCAGGCTATATTTTTTAATCATAATAGGATTTCATTTGCATGTTTTGACTCTGCATGAACTAGACTCATTTAGGATACATTCGGTTCCCTTGATGAGTACTAACATCCTTGCTGGGTCAAAAACCAAAGAGACATGGttgtttggttacttatttaggTTTTCTTATGACCTGAGCTAATGAGATTTTTCCTTACTTCCATAGGCAGATAAATTTGGCTCGCCAGGGCCAGCAAGGTAAGCTTGCTCAATCTAGCGATGTGTAGTATATATGCTCGCTTGGGAACCAAATTTGCCCTTAATTTCTTGAGCACCAATGGTAAGCAAATCATATGAATAACATTTGGTTAATACTCTCATAATGCTACATCTTGTTAATAGCTTGACACATAGTGGTTGATGGTCTTAACTGGAGATTTGCTTCAAACACCAACACAACTAGTTGGCGTTAGTAACACTAGTCTAGATTATCAAATAGAGTATGAACTATTTTCAATATGGAAGACACAAAGTTTGCCATAACACTTCTGAGAAGGgtttgatcttgtcttgtactTCCTCAACCTTGTTGGCAACTAATGCAATCCTATGTTTCTCTGAAGTCTTCCACCACCGAATTCTAGCATGGCCAATAAGACCATGCTTGAGTTCTCGACTCCCTCTACTGCTAACATGGCCATAGGACCAACCACCATCAATGGGAATGTGGATTTTGAGCTTAAGCTGATGTTGATCATGATGATTCAAGCTAGTGCCTTATGTTAGAGAGCTCAAAAGGATGCCAACACACATCTCCAACATTTTCTAGAGATATGTGGAACGTTCACCATCAAGGGAGCCACCCAAGAGGCCATTCGTGTTTGAGTTGGGGCACGCACAAGGTGGATCTCGGTGAAGAGAGCAATCACGTAGAGGAAGAAGGAGATGCATGTGTGGGACATGAGTTAGGGCACGATGGCGGCGGGGAAACACGACGGTGCTATGAGCTTTAGAGCATGGCAATGGCGCAGAGACAGTGTGACGGCGCTGTGGAGCTTAGGTGAGGGTGGGATGCACATGAGTGAGAAGAGCCCGAGCAGACGTGGGCGAGCAGGGGACGATGATGACATTGGCGGCGTGACGGTTCTAGAGTTAGGATGATTGGCGGCCTACGAACACAAAAGGAGAAAACGTGTAGTGGAGGTCGGGTATATGAGGGAGGAGAGAAGGGGCGGTGAATAGCCAAttaaaaaaattctacaaactcactagagcaagatgtTAGTAAATAACTaagtgaagctttttgctctagctctaatgctGTGTTTGCAAGGCACCTGACCAACAATTCTAATTGCTATAATCACTAGTCACACAAgaactatgtctctacttacactagaaggctacctaaagtttctatacaagtaagtaagctattcTAGTTTGCAGAAATGTAAAAGAGAGGATTAGATcattataccgccgtgtagagaggatgaaccaatcacaatagtATGAAGTCCAACCaccaggagaaatccaatgaacaatcacaatagagacacacaattttctcccgaggttcacatgCTTTCCGACACGCTACGTctctgttgtgtcgaccaacacttggtggttcgacggctaagaggtgtagcacgaacctcgtcctcactaggataccgcaagaacctacccacaagtgaggtagctcaatgacacatgCAATCCACTAGACTAGCTTTTGGAACTCCACCGGGGAATAAGcctaagaacccctcacaaatatcaccttgattgggggtggacataatcaccaaatcccttcaccaatcaacaaatccaTAACCATCTAGGTGAcgacaatcaccaagagtaataagaaatccacaattgcaattaccacctagtgccacaagaatgaaATCACAAAAGCACAACACTAGGGTTTCCCCAAATCCTCTCACCAAAGAGCACTAAGCTATGGagatggagaggagagggaggagatgctCTTGAAGCTCTTAGATCTATCAGTAGAGCTCAATCTCTCACTTGAATAGAGCACAAAGCTTAGGGAGTGTGAGAGGAGTAAGGGAGAGCCTTTTATACTCCTTGAAGGAGCCACCAAAGGAGAAGAAATGTGTTTTGTGTGGAGCTACTCGTCAGAAACAAGGGAAACAAGTATTTATAGTGTGCCACTAGAAGTTCCGGTGCCTAGAACCGGAACTTTCGTTCCaccagatctgaccgttggagGCTCGGTCTCTTGGTTCAAGCAGATCTGATCGTTATAGAGCGGCTCGGTCCCatcggaacttccggtcagagaCCGGAAGTAAATCATGACACGCAAGGGCATACGCAAAGGCTCCTGTGTGGACTTCCGATCATAGACCGGAACTTCTGGTCATGGACCGGAAGTGTTTCATGAAACCCACGCGCACCTCTCTCAACCACCCCAGAACTTCCTGTCAGGCCGACTGGAACTTCCGGTCATGGACCGAAACTTCCTGTCAggctgaccggaacttccggtcctgcATTCTCAGCACCATTTCAAACCTTCTTAGGTTGCcaacttctagctccgaactccaaattcgatgatcttggacatttcggAAAGCTTACTCAGAGGGCTACACAAACCATATGGATACTTGATCCAAGTCATAATGGATCAAAGTAGTATTTCAATCCAAGAGCCATCCTAATGTCTAGAGAACACCGAaaaacctctctctctcttcaccaAGTTGATCAAtatcaactccaacaccttctcctttgcaaatgtgccaacaccaccaagtgtacaccaccatgtgcatatgtgttagcatttcacaaacatttttataggatttctcatgcaactcaccacgtcactaagcgctaggtatatgcaaatgagactcacacttagtggcactagatgaccattgcaattaaagattcccctctttatagtacggttatctatcctaaatccactcacacccactaggtgtcttgagtggtaaaacaaaatggccctcataaaaatacctttgccttgagcccattttgtttttctttttcttcttttccaagctggaacacttgaatatcatcttttAGTCACCTttatcaccatgaccatcatcttGCTCCATCAtttggtgtgtaccaacctatctttgTATTTCACTTATGTCAAAGATTAGTACacttaggtttcatcaattatccaaaaccaaactagggctttcaatctcccctttttggtaattgatgacaaccttttcACAAAGATATTAAATAAAATCTTTTtgaattcatgttgcttgcccaagaattttaccatgtgtaaagcatatagacaagtttcataaacctgaAATGGTAGCAttggctccccctacatatgtgctaagagtttggatttgaaagcttacacaTATGCTTAGATTGGAAACATAGGAGACAAtgactaccaaatgatgctaaggtgtaaagatggACCTTTGAAGTGTGATACAATTGGAGTTGCTATTTGAACACCATCCTTAGTACCATGGTTAGTTAGATAGCTCTTACAAACATAAACACTAGATACCACTTAAAAAACAAGCAATGCACATCTAACTGTCATCCTACACATGCTAGTATTTCATTTTATCATACAATTTTATAACTAGCaagcaccacacaagcatgtatCGGAGAATAAAAAACTTGTGCTATGTAACCAAGCATATGTAATGCACATCCAAATGCAACAAGCAAGTTTTTGAGCTTgccccccctacttgtgtgcctcAAAATaatttgatccccttctttttgcAAAACCAATCTTTGTGAAttaacttctccccctttgtcatcgatGACcataaaaggtgagctcaaattttagataggttgtgtgaaaccatgttatgtgaggatcattttcccaaatttggttcaatctatattacttgcctaagatatttaactcggtttgatccaagaacaagctttttcacacctcaaacaagggttatcttgtaccatgttgagttaaacacgtATAGCTCattttctagatcaaacactaggattgcaagcccacaaacatgtcatatgttaccactagatcatttcaagcatagaagcaatagtggtaccatataagcatcaaattcatttgatttttaaGAATGAGCCTTAggcatgtaaggaatgactagatgcactaaacaagtccttagcaaaggaTGAAGACATGTCAACCAATTTTACCTCGCTTTGCTCGAGGGAGAGGCATGTTATATaatggggtgcatcaacacatattggagaagtcaagtatgttcaattcattccttagcttccaaaatctcttctcatcaagtggcttggtgcaTATAttagcaagttgatcatcgatgcctatactctcaatgcaaatgtccccctttttgttgatgatctcttatgaaatgatggcggacatctgtgtgctttgttcttgagtgttgaaccggattattGGTGAGTTTCacagcactttcattgtcacatagcaatggcacttgtttaaagttgattccaaactctataagctttgctagtagtggagtaaccaagcaagaaacttcatcacatttctttttaaatttgctcaatctagtgcctttcttcagtatatatcatttgcaaccaaaaacccaaaagtatACATTATTTGGCTTTCTTCCATTTAAGAGCtcgtatggtgtcttctccatcataggttgacaatagagtcggttgctatagtagcaagccgtattgatttcttcagcccaaaaagaatgactcacattgtactcactcaatattgatcttgccatgtcaatcaaggttctattcttcctctcaacaagaccatttgattgtgttggtgcaaaaattaGTTTCTCACACCAACAAATCTAGAGGGCTCTTAGAGAGAGTGCAGGAGCTAGAGTCCTAGACCTCCTGAGCCACAAACAGACGAGCTtgatgaattgattccagggCGTGCCAGTCAATTTGACCTAAAAATTGACAAGGTGAAAGTACAAATGTCAAATTATGGAACCTACCAGTTATTGTCAGACAGTTCTGAGATGTATGACTTTAAGAAGCCGTCGAACAAAGGAAATTAACTAGAAAGTCAACTCCTTGAAACGATGCAAAAAGGTAAGCATTATCGATCATACTAAACAAATACATCTTTCGAGTATAAATTATCGGATCGGCTATTTAGCCAATATGCTGTGTGTAAAGATAAAAGATAGCTTACATGCATTATCCTTTCATCCACTAAataaacaataacttactaaaACTGGTCTAATAGCCTGTGGTTTCAATAAATTACTTTCATAAtttgtattaaatctatattcaCCTGGTCTAATGGCCATTGggcttcaataaattcaacacaGACTACTAGTTCATTTAATGCATAAGCAGACTCATGCACGCGCGCTATTCGTTTAAGC
This window of the Sorghum bicolor cultivar BTx623 chromosome 7, Sorghum_bicolor_NCBIv3, whole genome shotgun sequence genome carries:
- the LOC8071020 gene encoding two-component response regulator ORR12, with product MGTVAPHVLIVDDTFVDRLVASRVLKSCNIQVTIVEGPKQALDFLDVENDVKLILTDYCMPGMTGYDLLMEVKESPKLNHIPVVIMSSDNIPERIQKCLAARAKEYIIKPIKVADVHRIFSYI